The DNA window TGCTTTTAGTGAGAGATTAAGTCCTCAGCGGATTGGTTGACAACGAATGTATTTGATAACTAAAATATTTcatgggccagcattttgtcaTTGCTCAAAGGTCCATATTTCATCTGAGAGATGTATTCCAAATTGGGATATTCCCAAATGGATGAGAAATTGATGGTTCCAGAGGGCGTTACCAGTTGGGACCACCCTACCCACCTTGACTCTTCGGGCCATCCCTCACGTGGGACCGCCTCTGGTCGCGTGGCGTCGTGTCGCTGACTCACGCCGCCGCTGACTAGACACGGCGCCCGCCCGAGTCAACGGGCGCTGCCTGCCTGCCCCCGGGTCCCCCGGACGCAAATAGGATGTGAAAGCGACATGCCAGGTTAGATGAAGTGTTTGGAAGCGCGGGAAAGCGTGAGGGATGCCCCGCCTCCTTTGGTCAGGATGCGCTAGCACGTCTTCCGCTGCCCACTCCAccttttggatcatttttcaGATGTTTGTCTTTAACTAACGAGCACAGCACGAGTACTTCCTACTTACTTTGCGTAAAGCATTCCTGACGTCTGGCTCCCGGCGCCCGTGTCCTTATACGGTCACGCTGCCGGGATGCGCACGCTAGCGCCGCCAGTATTTGGGAGAAAAATTCCACCACCCACCACCCCCATCACCATCTGCCCTGCAAGGAAGGGAGGACAGAAGACAGACACGGGGTGGGGGCTTGACTTTTTCAGAAAAAGTTGCAAATATCACATCTCTGGCTTGGGAACGATAGAGTTTTACCTAAACGTTGGGTGGGggggtcggggggggggggtgggggggggggggttactaTTTTCTGTCTATGCCTGCGTGCGTCTGACTTGACTTGGGAGTTTTTAGCAGTACAAAGTGTCATTTGGCTGTTACTCGCCAGCGCCCATTTGACATGCGagttttcaacaacaacaaaaagtccgACTCACAGTACTCACAGGTCGTTAGTTGAGTAGCAACCAGTGAATCCTTCTGGATGATCCCTTTTCTTTGGATAACATaaaaacatcctttttttttttaggtcaaatgGAAAGGATGATGTTGATTGTTCACCTCTTATTGCTCAAAGGAGCAATAGGATATTTGTCCAAGTACAGCATTGGAATTGGCCAGCCGTCCTATCTGCCATCCTACCTGCCCAGAAGTGgcttacctacctacctacctacctacctacctacctacttaCCTAGCTGCCTGCCCAGAAGTCTTGCGGCGTGGTGGCTAAGCTCCCAAGTGGCAGGCCGGCTCCGCTAAGCGGACTCCGCCGACCCTTTTGAAATCTCGTCCGCCGCTCGCTATTCAGGACGGGATTTTCCCGCTGACGGTGAAGCAAGTGAAGTCCCGCGTCGTCATATTTTGCCTCGGGGAAATCTTCCCGCGTGTCAGTGATTTTTGACGCGGCCACCTGCTGATCCGGCCGCTTTGCGATGGGAGCGTGGACGTGGGCCGCTCTTTTTAGACGTGTTCCGCACAAGGGATCGGCGCGCCGTGGTGAGATTTACCTCGCAAGCTAATGCGACCCTGAAAACTGCACCTCGTACAGAAGACGGCTCACTAAGAGGATTTATTTCTGTCTGCGCGTGTGTTTGGGGATAGCAATTCCCTATTTGGATTATTTGCCGGCCTTCCCGCTGCTTGCGCGGCGTTCCTTTGAATAGCGACAGCTCCTTTCCGGCAGCCTTTAAATCCCTCGGGCGGCGGTGACGGCGGGCGGCCCCCCCGCCGAGAGCAACACATCCGTGTAATATTGCGTTTTTGCCGCCGTTAACAACTCAATTACAACGTGGCCTTGGAAGTGCCTAAAGCAGAAGAGTTCAATTCATCGTACGGTCTTTTTTCTCTCCATTGGAGAGTCTTTCCACCGCCAGCCGAGCGCTCTTAGCGAAGCAGCCGGCTTGACGCCAGCATCGTGCCAGAAAACGCCACGGATTCTAGTAGCGGTCGTGGTAAAGGCCGGGCGGGGTTGCGGGTTTTGGCGCTGGGGAGATTCCGGCGGTCATCGTCCTCCCCGGCTCCCGCTTTCCCGAGCCTTTGTCGGCTGTGGTCCGGCCACTCGGCGACCTGTCGTACTTTGTCCTTCCCCCGGCGAGCGCGGTCAATGGTGGCGTAACGGCGGCGGCCCTTCCCAACTTGTCCTTTTTCTCCCCCCCTCCTTCCAGAGCCTGTGAGCCGGCGAGAGAGGGACGCTGTCTGCCCCGCTGTCCAGCGACACCATGAGCTGGAGCTTCCTCACGCGGCTGCTGGAGGAGATCCACAACCACTCCACCTTCGTGGGGAAGCTGTGGCTCACCGTGCTCATCGTCTTCCGCATCGTCCTGACGGCCGTCGGCGGCGAGTCCATCTACTACGACGAGCAGAGCAAGTTCGTGTGCAACTCGGGCCAGCCGGGCTGCGAGAACGTCTGCTACGACGCCTTCGCCCCGCTCTCGCACGTGCGTTTCTGGGTCTTCCAGATCATCCTGGTGGCCATGCCCTCCCTGGTCTACATGGGCTACGCCGTCAACAAGATCGCGCGACTGGACGAGGGCGGCGCCGGCCCCAGCGTGGCCCCGCCCGCCTCGGGCTACACGCACAGGAAGCCCCGGAAGATCTGCTTCGGCGCGCGGCAGCACCGGGGCGGCGAGGAGGCCGAGGACGAGCGCGAGGACGACCCCATGATTTACGAGGTCCCGGAGATGGAGCCGCCCAAGAGGCCCCGCGACCCGCTGCAGCCGGCGCCCCGCCCCAAGGTCCGCCACGACGGGCGCGCCCGCATCCGCGACGAGGGCCTGATGCGGGTCTACGTGCTGCAGCTGGTGACGCGCACGCTGCTGGAGgccggcttcctggccggccaGTACCTGCTCTACGGCTTCCGCGTCACGCCCATTTTCGTGTGCTCGGGCGAGCCCTGCCCGCACAGCGTGGACTGCTTCGTGTCGCGCCCCACCGAGAAGACCATCTTCCTGCGCATCATGTACGCCGTCACTGTCCTCTGCCTGACGCTGGACGTGTGGGAGATGCTCCACTTGGGCGTGGGCTCCGTCTGCGACATCCTGCGCCGACGCCgccagcgccgccgccgcccgccccAGGACGACGAGTATCGGCTGGGCCTGCTGGGCGCCGACCCGGGGGTCGGGGGCCCGGcgccgggcggcggcggcggcttgcCCGAGGCGGGCTCGGAGGACGGCGCCGGCGGGCCGGCCGACTACGCCGCCTACCCCTTCTCCTGGAACGCGCCCTCTGCACCCCCCGGCTACAACATCGTGGTGAAGCCGGAGCAGATGCCCTACACGGACCTGAGCAACGCCAAGATGGCGTGCAAGCAGAACCGGGCCAACATCGCGCAGGAGGAGCAgcgtcagcagcagcagcagcagcggcaGCAGTTCGGCAGCAACGAGGACAACTTCCCCGGCGGGGGCGAGGCCCGCCTGGCCCTGGACAAGGACGCCATTCAGCAGGCCCAGGAGCAGCTGGAGGCCGCCATTCAGGCCTACAGCCAGCAGCACCGTACCCAGGAGGAGCGGCTGGGAGACGGGCGAGAGGACGAACCCCGGAGCAACGTGACGCCGGCTCGGCCCCCCAAAGAACGCAAGCACAGACTCAAGCCGGGCaaaggcggcggtggcggcggcggcgggggcagcggcggcagcagcagcggcagcagcagcaAGTCCGGGGAGGGAAAGCCCTCCGTCTGGATTTAGCTCACCACCACGGGCTCGATGCCGGCCGTGCCTTAAGACGGCCGCTTGGAGCGTTTTGCGTGCTGTCGCCCCCGATGTCACTTTTCCGTGGCGTCCCCCTCCGTGCCAAAACCACGAGCGTTTGGGGAAATGGCTCTCCGCTCCAACAAAAGGATTAGGGCTGCGGACGCCGGACGttggtatttttgggggggcctcTTCCGCCCCAAAAAAGTGAAGTGTAAAAGCCGGGCCCAAAAAGTCAACTTTAGCCCCTAAAAATCCGGCGCCCGACTTTGGGCCAGGATATTGGCGTGCGGCATTGAGGTGCGACCTACCTGACCCCAAACCCACATACATGGGTCAACCTTTCATTGgattagtcatcatttttgaatcCATAATACACTATCATCAAATGCATTGACAATGTTTCCGAACACGGTGATGTGCTTGGGCTCCTCGTGGGCAGTCCGATGGGATGCCGTCATCCCGGAGCGCCGATCCTTGTTACCTTTAACCGAAGCTGTGATCTCGCGCCGTTGCCAAAATACATATcacatcatttcaaatggatctTTTTTCCGCTCTTGTCTCAGTGGCTTCTTAACGTATGTCTCCAAGAGCGTGGCCTCTTAAGAAGgaacatattattttgttttgtttttctgccaAATGAACATTTCATCGGAGTGTtccccgaaaaaaaaaatgtccccggGCTCCCCAAGCCGAAGAAGCCCCGCCTTAGAGAAGCCTCCGAGATGGACACCATATTGATTGCGCGGCTGACCTTTTGTCCAGTGTGCGCTGGTCAAGCGCTCGCTCAATTTGTTCTCACGGTCTGCCTTTTTCCAAGGCGGCGTGTGTCCAATGAGAACACGCAAAGCGGATCCGGGAAGATCCCCATTGGACTCCCAATTGAATGATGCAAGCAAAGCGACCCGAGTGACTTTGTCCCCAAGAGGATCGACCCCCTTCCCGTCCGCGTTTGACGCTGTTTGTGGAGTCTCTGCTCTTCCCTTGCGCGTGATACTTACTATAGGATGTCCTCAAAAAACACAGGGCGCGTACTTTTCTGTTTTCTGCCACTGCCCCCTGCTGGCGACTCTTTTGTATTGGAGTGCCGGTTGGGCGCCCGCCGCATGTGTCATGGATTTCAAGTCTTCCCTTTGGACTGTGAATCAATCGTGTGAAAAACTGTGAGGGTTAAAGCcatttaaacaaaaagaaatccAACGAGACCAAGCGCTGTTTTTGTGTGACGTGACATGACGTGTCCGTGCCAAGATTTCAAGCACCGGAGGAATGCCATGGCCATATTCAACCCTGATGCTTTTGTAAAAGTCACGTGTCTGTctttcattctctctctctctctctctctctctctctctatctctcttttttACTATGTTTGTGTGTTAAGGGATTGAAACATAGAGAAAACAAGCCACGTAACAATAAGGCTTTTTCCAGAGTCTTTTTGCGATGACCACGGGAGGGACAATGATGCCTCCTTTAAAAGGTGTGGTTGGGTATTTTATGGATGTCGTGTTTTCAATTGCCTTccaattttaaagtaaaagCTTAAAAATGAGCTCGTCGGCCACCATTGACGGCGCCGGATCCTCCGGGTCTCCTTTCCAAATCAACTTTGACATATTGACTCTCAGAAAAACCTCTGGTGTGGCTGCTTTCTTATTCTCAAATCTAGTCATTAGTCGCCAccgacggcgatggacgtcccgTCCATTTGAACGGACCGGCTCCCGTCGACGTCGGCCGTCCCGGCTCCGACAGATTTGACGGCGGTCGTCGAGCTCGTctaaatgtctattttttttatacagtgaGGCGATGGGGGAAAAATGGAATTGAGTCACTGGCAAGTTTGCAAAGCAAAGGCCGTGAAGACTGAGGGAGGCCAGGCAGGGCTGGCCAAAGCATTCCACTaaggctggctggctggctggctggctggctggcctTTGGTCCCGACCCATAAAGAAGTCACCTTTCCACCAGTCTGGTATGttccaatcagtggattgcactcaggtgctgcttgtttggGCTCAACCCCCGTCGCTTCGACGCCGTGTCTGTCTCTATGCTGGATGGCTTGGAACAAAAAGCCGCAGTCGCCCTCgcggaccggtttgcccatccctggctTAGGCTTTCAAAAGCAAAGTGAGCGAAAGGGGCCTTGCCCGCCGTGCCCGCCCGCCGCCGGCTGCGAGGGACACACGCGGAATGCCCCCAAACGAGCTCGCGCTCGCGCAGCATCGTGACGTGGGAAAATCCTTGCCCACGTCGGCCGAGCGCGAGTTAGAgagaggggagggagggagggagggagggagcgcaCGAGCTGACGTGCCTGAAATGTCGCTCTCAAATCGGAGAGAAAGAAAAGGCCAGAGTGGCGAGTTGCCATTGAGCGTTTCCAAAAGAGCGCCATTGCATTCAGCCAGCCTTCCACAAAAAAAGGCCAGCATATGCTTTTGTGCCCTTACTACGTCTCAGAGGTGATTTTGGAAGATGGATGCTTCCAAAGTGTTTGCTCCAATATGGGCCCGGAGACAAGGCAGCTAAAGAGCAAGCTAGCATTGCGCgcaggccggccggccggccaaaCGGCTAAAGAGCAACGTAGCATCTTTTGACTCCAGGCCATGAGTGCAGAATAGGCCCCCAAAAAGCAACAATTGGCATCCGGCGGCACGCCACCAGTTTTCTTTTCACCGGAGAATGAGAATGTGAAAGAGACGCAAATGGGGACCCGGTCCGGCCCGGCCGCCATTATCTTTGCGTATCTGGCCTCCCGACGCAAAGTCTTGCGTTTCGGGTTCGCCCGGCTAAGCTACCTTCTTTTCCTTGGTGATGATGGATTTGGTCCTTCCTTGCTACAAACGTGTGTGTATTTTCCTACGCCTTTGACGATACGCCCTATATACGTggaagtcttctttttttttctacattctgTAACGAGTATCAAAATGAGATGCATGGTAAAAGACCTATTTTTAtagatacaaataaataaacgtcCAAAGAAAGCAAGCGGCGTGGCCTCTGCTTCACACATTTGACGCATCGACTCTTCAAGCTTTTCCTCCTGTTTTCCCCAAAAAGAGCCTTATCTCCTCCCAGACACGTCTGCCAGGGGTGAGTACATCATttatttcctcttcatttttaCTGTCTACTCAACCAGTTAAACTGGCAGGGGGGGACAAGtccggtcctggagagcccCTGTCATCCAGTCCAGTCCggtccctcctctagcacacctgaatccatacctgtcaacctctgccgataactgcccttataaatgattatgattccccttacaacccccccaaaaaatgctgtacgactcgtacggtgtttgtaaggtttttgggggggttttaaggggaatcataatcatttataagggcagttatcggcagaggttgacaggtatgtgaatcAAATAGGATCAAGTCATCAGATGGCTGTCCGGAAGCTTGATAGCGATCCCCCTGATTTGATTGGGGTGCTTTggcggagggagatatggaaaacagacagacagacagacagacagactggATGATGGGGGCTCTCcaagaccggacttggccacccatgAGTTAAAGGATAGGGGGAAGTTGCCACCATTTTTTGCATAATCAAAAGAGGAAGCAATTGGACTTTATTGTGAAATGGCTGACTCATTTGGAAGATACTATAGTTATTGGAACcagaagactttttttctccccataaatacatttattgccACACGGAAACTTTAACCTtcacaaaagaggaagtggctCAGGTGTTGAGGTGCCCTGAAGAacctttttgctttttgtcaGTGTATGGACGAGGCGAGCTTTGGCTCGGGGAGGgaggggttttttttttcacgggaCCCTCACAAACTCAGGCCAAAAGTCACAATCACGGCCACTTTTTTTGTCGCTCAGTAGAATTCAGGGAAACGGGTGCCCCCAAATCACCAAGTAGCCATTTTAAGGCTCGTAAAATACAGAAAGTCCAACTGGAGACGGTTCAAAAAGTTtcaaaaccaacaaaaataGAGCAGTCATGGCCACAATGTTAAAAGACAAAGTCACCTTTGATAAAGCAGCGCTAAAAATGAACATGATGCTCAAAAAGTGTCGCCCCAAAAATGGTAAGAGGatgcaaaaaaagttgaaaagtgGCAGGGAGCACTTTTTGTTCAGCTTGAAGAGATGGAGCAAATGACCGTAAATAAAGCTTTCATGAGAAAAGTAGAAAAAGAATGTGAGCGAGTCCcagaaaataataatcattgCTTGTGGATAAAATAACACGTAACGAGGATAGTCAGCTTTTGAAGCGCGCTTGTAACGAGAAGTGTATCCTTCTATGGACTCTTGCCGATTTGCCCATTTCTTTTCAACCAttcacaacaaaaataaaaatgttgcttGTCGCATTAGCTTGCTTTAGTTTTGATAGATTATTAAGAGCATTATTCCCAAGTGCATTTGTTGCCAATGATCTCATTCCCTTTAATGATGCTGACCGGCGGCGTATCCAAATACTCCAATAATTGCCACCATTGTTGATTTAGTTTGCTCGTCAGGTACCACGCCAATGCTCGTCGTAACGTGACGCCTGTCGTGAATGGGAATAAATGCCTTTGACGGATCTCGTGAAGTAaaccatgtgtgtgtgcgcgcacgcCCACCCGCCTGTGTTTTAACGCACCGGGGAAGATGAGACGTCTtcgattaaaaagaaaaacacgaaATCAAACCCTCTGGGATGTCATAAATAAGGCGCTCACGCCGCTCACAATGGCGGGCGGCGTGGCCTCACGTCCTCTTCTTGGACGGGCAATCCCCCAGGTGAAGCTTGAGCACGCCCTGGCCGTGCAGCTTGAGCAGGAGCTCGAACTCCACGGGCATGGCGTGGAACTTGCCGTTGACCGGACGGTCGTCGTAGTAGTGGTTGGTCAGCGGGTAGAGTCCGTGCGGGTGGTTGCCGAAGGGCCAGAAGCCGTAGAGGCGCACGTCCGAGCAGGCCTCCAGCGCCAGGCTGACCATCATGATGCCCGTGCTCAGGCGACGCGACTTCAGGCCGTTGGCGCCCCAGAAGCGCGCCAGGTCGCGCAAGTACTGCGGGTTGAAGAAGACGGGGCGCGTGGCGCTGCCAAAGTCCTCCATGGTGTACGCCGCACGCATGGACAGGGGCGTGTTGGGGCC is part of the Stigmatopora argus isolate UIUO_Sarg chromosome 14, RoL_Sarg_1.0, whole genome shotgun sequence genome and encodes:
- the gjc1 gene encoding gap junction gamma-1 protein, whose amino-acid sequence is MSWSFLTRLLEEIHNHSTFVGKLWLTVLIVFRIVLTAVGGESIYYDEQSKFVCNSGQPGCENVCYDAFAPLSHVRFWVFQIILVAMPSLVYMGYAVNKIARLDEGGAGPSVAPPASGYTHRKPRKICFGARQHRGGEEAEDEREDDPMIYEVPEMEPPKRPRDPLQPAPRPKVRHDGRARIRDEGLMRVYVLQLVTRTLLEAGFLAGQYLLYGFRVTPIFVCSGEPCPHSVDCFVSRPTEKTIFLRIMYAVTVLCLTLDVWEMLHLGVGSVCDILRRRRQRRRRPPQDDEYRLGLLGADPGVGGPAPGGGGGLPEAGSEDGAGGPADYAAYPFSWNAPSAPPGYNIVVKPEQMPYTDLSNAKMACKQNRANIAQEEQRQQQQQQRQQFGSNEDNFPGGGEARLALDKDAIQQAQEQLEAAIQAYSQQHRTQEERLGDGREDEPRSNVTPARPPKERKHRLKPGKGGGGGGGGGSGGSSSGSSSKSGEGKPSVWI